In Erwinia sp. SLM-02, one genomic interval encodes:
- a CDS encoding NarK family nitrate/nitrite MFS transporter, which yields MSQSIPSPGKKKSAVIQDWRPEDAQFWASTGKKIANRNLWISVFCLMLAFCVWMLFSVVAVNLNKVGFNFTTDQLFLLTALPSISSAILRVPYSFVIPIFGGRVWTTFSTCFLLLPCVWLGFAVQDTTTPYIVFIIISLLCGFAGANFASSMGNISFFFPKAMQGGALGINGGLGNLGVSVMQLLVPLAISTAIFVGLSDSTSGSGYGIWLENAAWIWVPLLVIATLAAWFGMNELATAKSSLREQLPVLKRGHLWMLSLLYLCTFGSFIGFSAGFAMLSKTQFPDVMIMHFAFFGPFIGALARSAGGIISDRLGGVRVSLFTFIVMAIFTGLLFLTLPGESSSGSFIAFYSVFMVLFFAAGLGSGSTFQMIAVIFRKLTLDRVKAAGGSDETAQREAVTETSAALGFISAIGALGGFFIPQTFGLSLSMSGSPAGAMKVFLVFYLVCIAITWLVYGRKKNN from the coding sequence ATGTCCCAATCAATCCCTTCACCAGGAAAGAAAAAAAGCGCAGTTATCCAGGACTGGCGGCCTGAAGATGCCCAGTTCTGGGCCTCAACCGGTAAGAAAATCGCCAACCGAAATCTCTGGATTTCAGTATTTTGTCTGATGCTTGCCTTTTGCGTCTGGATGCTGTTCAGCGTCGTCGCCGTCAACCTTAACAAGGTGGGCTTTAATTTTACCACCGACCAGCTTTTTCTGCTGACGGCACTGCCTTCAATCTCCAGCGCGATTTTACGCGTACCCTACTCGTTTGTTATTCCTATCTTTGGCGGCCGGGTCTGGACGACCTTCAGTACCTGTTTTCTTTTACTGCCTTGCGTCTGGCTGGGTTTTGCGGTGCAGGACACCACGACCCCGTATATCGTATTCATCATCATTTCTCTGCTCTGCGGATTCGCCGGAGCCAACTTCGCGTCCAGTATGGGTAACATCAGCTTCTTCTTCCCGAAGGCCATGCAGGGTGGTGCGCTGGGCATTAACGGCGGGCTGGGTAATCTGGGCGTTAGCGTCATGCAGTTACTGGTGCCGCTGGCTATCTCAACCGCGATTTTTGTTGGTCTTAGCGACAGCACGTCCGGCTCTGGCTATGGTATCTGGCTGGAAAATGCGGCCTGGATTTGGGTGCCGCTGTTGGTGATCGCCACGCTCGCAGCCTGGTTTGGCATGAACGAATTAGCAACGGCAAAATCGTCTCTGCGTGAGCAGCTGCCGGTACTGAAACGTGGGCATCTGTGGATGCTGTCATTGCTTTACCTCTGCACCTTTGGATCGTTCATCGGCTTTTCTGCCGGCTTCGCGATGCTGTCTAAAACACAGTTTCCGGATGTGATGATCATGCATTTTGCCTTCTTTGGCCCGTTCATCGGCGCGCTGGCACGCTCTGCAGGCGGCATTATTTCCGATCGTCTGGGTGGGGTCCGCGTCTCGCTGTTCACCTTTATTGTGATGGCAATATTCACTGGATTACTGTTCCTGACCCTGCCGGGTGAAAGCAGTTCCGGTTCATTTATCGCCTTCTACAGCGTCTTTATGGTGCTGTTCTTCGCCGCCGGTTTGGGCAGTGGATCCACCTTCCAGATGATCGCCGTGATTTTCCGCAAACTCACCCTCGATCGCGTTAAAGCCGCCGGCGGTAGTGATGAAACCGCACAGCGTGAAGCCGTCACTGAAACCAGTGCCGCACTGGGATTCATTTCCGCAATCGGCGCACTGGGCGGCTTCTTTATTCCGCAGACCTTCGGTCTTTCGCTGAGTATGAGCGGATCGCCCGCGGGTGCCATGAAAGTTTTCCTGGTGTTTTACCTGGTTTGTATCGCGATTACCTGGCTGGTCTACGGCCGTAAAAAAAATAACTAA
- the narL gene encoding two-component system response regulator NarL encodes MNKKPAPATVLLIDDHPMIRTGLKQLIGMDERLRVIGEAGNGADGVLLAEKNDYDLILLDLHMPGMNGLETLEQLRAIDARGRIVVFSVSDYEDDVVRALKRGADGYLLKDMEPEALLNSLHRAAAGEMVLSETLPPLLAASLRQQRPKEQPEIEQLTARERDILKLVAMGMSNKLIARRLCISESTVKVHVKHMLKKLQMKSRVEAAVWSLQNGYS; translated from the coding sequence ATGAATAAGAAACCTGCTCCCGCTACCGTACTGCTGATTGACGATCACCCCATGATTCGTACGGGCCTGAAGCAACTGATCGGCATGGATGAGCGCCTGAGAGTGATCGGAGAAGCGGGCAATGGTGCGGATGGCGTGCTGCTGGCGGAGAAAAACGACTACGATCTGATCCTGTTAGATCTGCATATGCCCGGTATGAACGGCCTGGAAACGCTTGAGCAGCTCAGAGCCATCGATGCCCGCGGCCGCATCGTTGTATTCAGCGTTTCAGATTACGAAGATGACGTGGTGCGCGCGCTGAAGCGCGGGGCTGATGGTTATCTGCTGAAGGATATGGAACCCGAAGCGTTGCTGAACTCACTGCATCGCGCTGCCGCCGGTGAAATGGTGCTCAGTGAAACGCTACCGCCGCTGCTGGCTGCCAGCCTGCGGCAGCAGAGGCCAAAAGAACAGCCCGAAATTGAACAGCTTACGGCCCGCGAGCGCGATATCCTTAAGCTTGTCGCCATGGGAATGAGCAATAAGCTGATCGCGCGCCGCCTGTGTATCAGTGAAAGCACGGTGAAGGTGCACGTTAAGCATATGCTGAAGAAATTACAGATGAAATCGCGGGTGGAGGCTGCCGTATGGTCTTTGCAGAACGGCTACAGCTGA
- the rpoS gene encoding RNA polymerase sigma factor RpoS, with amino-acid sequence MSQNTLKVNELNEDAEFDENGAEVFDEKALVGNEPGDNDLAEEELLSQGATQRVLDATQLYLGEIGYSPLLTAEEEVFFARRALRGDIPSRRRMIESNLRLVVKIARRYSNRGLALLDLIEEGNLGLIRAVEKFDPERGFRFSTYATWWIRQTIERAIMNQTRTIRLPIHIVKELNVYLRTARELSHKLDHEPSAEEIAEQLDKPVDDVSRMLRLNERITSVDTPLGGDSEKALLDILADEKDNGPEDTTQDDDMKQSIVKWLFELNAKQREVLARRFGLLGYEAATLEDVGREIGLTRERVRQIQVEGLRRLREILQAQGLSIEALFRE; translated from the coding sequence ATGAGCCAGAATACGCTGAAAGTTAATGAGTTAAATGAAGATGCGGAATTCGACGAAAACGGAGCTGAGGTTTTTGATGAGAAGGCTCTTGTCGGAAATGAACCTGGTGATAATGATTTAGCAGAAGAGGAACTGCTGTCGCAGGGCGCTACACAGCGCGTGCTGGACGCGACGCAGCTCTATCTTGGGGAGATCGGATATTCCCCACTGTTAACGGCGGAAGAAGAAGTCTTCTTTGCCCGCCGGGCGCTTCGTGGCGACATTCCTTCACGTCGCCGAATGATTGAAAGCAACCTGCGTCTGGTGGTCAAAATCGCCCGTCGTTACAGCAATCGTGGTCTTGCACTGCTGGACCTGATTGAAGAAGGTAACCTCGGCCTGATCCGCGCCGTAGAGAAGTTTGACCCGGAAAGAGGGTTCCGTTTCTCCACGTACGCCACCTGGTGGATTCGTCAGACGATTGAACGGGCGATTATGAATCAAACCCGTACCATCCGCCTGCCGATTCACATCGTGAAAGAGCTGAACGTTTATCTGCGTACCGCGCGTGAACTTTCCCATAAGCTCGATCACGAGCCCAGTGCGGAAGAGATTGCCGAGCAGTTAGATAAACCTGTTGATGACGTAAGCCGGATGCTGCGCCTCAACGAACGCATTACCTCAGTCGATACGCCATTGGGCGGAGACTCTGAGAAAGCGCTGCTGGATATCCTGGCCGATGAGAAAGACAACGGTCCGGAAGATACCACCCAGGACGATGATATGAAGCAAAGCATCGTCAAATGGCTGTTCGAACTGAACGCCAAGCAGCGTGAAGTACTGGCACGTCGTTTCGGCCTGTTGGGCTATGAAGCGGCCACGCTGGAAGATGTGGGTCGCGAAATTGGTCTGACCCGCGAGCGTGTACGCCAGATTCAGGTTGAAGGCCTTCGTCGTCTGCGTGAGATCCTGCAGGCGCAGGGGCTGAGCATCGAAGCACTGTTCCGCGAGTAA
- the nlpD gene encoding murein hydrolase activator NlpD → MSTGSPVFKLRRIAAVSLIGFWLAGCSSDNSQAPISSVGGNDSGMLSSSGSGGGGGGFIPARPPSSSNGGMTSASSPNVVTENGRIVYNRSYGNIPKGSYSGDSYTVKRGDTLFYIAWITGNDFRDLAQRNNIAAPYGLNVGQQIQVGNGGGTPITGGNAITVADATAGGVTTPPSSTQMKPTPVARQPVITYSEDSGTPSGGSGGKMLPSSGTTVATTTAPVTAPTVSSTTDSATPVGSWRWPTDGKIIDNFSASEGGNKGIDIAGSRGQSVVSTASGRVVYAGNALRGYGNLIIIKHNDDYLSAYAHNDTMLVREQQEVKAGQKIATMGSTGTSSVRLHFEIRYKGKSVNPLRYLPQR, encoded by the coding sequence ATGAGCACTGGAAGCCCGGTTTTTAAGTTGCGCCGTATTGCGGCCGTTTCATTGATAGGTTTTTGGCTGGCAGGTTGTTCCAGCGATAATTCGCAGGCTCCCATCAGTTCAGTTGGCGGTAATGATTCAGGCATGCTCAGCAGCTCAGGCAGTGGCGGCGGCGGCGGTGGTTTTATTCCCGCCCGTCCGCCATCGTCTTCAAATGGTGGAATGACTTCGGCCTCTTCACCGAACGTGGTGACGGAAAACGGACGCATAGTTTACAACCGCAGTTATGGGAACATTCCGAAAGGTAGCTACAGCGGCGACAGCTATACCGTTAAGCGCGGCGACACCCTGTTCTACATTGCGTGGATTACCGGCAATGATTTCCGCGATTTGGCGCAGCGCAATAATATCGCCGCGCCCTACGGGCTCAACGTTGGCCAGCAGATCCAGGTGGGTAACGGCGGCGGCACGCCAATTACCGGTGGCAATGCCATTACGGTGGCGGACGCAACGGCAGGTGGCGTAACGACTCCTCCTTCCAGTACACAAATGAAGCCGACACCTGTTGCACGGCAACCGGTTATTACGTATTCTGAGGATTCAGGTACTCCAAGTGGAGGAAGTGGAGGCAAAATGCTGCCTTCATCCGGCACAACTGTTGCAACGACGACAGCGCCGGTTACCGCCCCGACCGTCAGCAGCACAACGGACAGCGCTACCCCAGTGGGAAGCTGGCGTTGGCCGACAGACGGTAAGATCATTGATAACTTCTCTGCTTCCGAAGGCGGCAATAAAGGTATCGATATCGCGGGTTCACGTGGTCAGTCCGTTGTATCCACCGCTTCAGGTAGGGTGGTATATGCCGGGAATGCGCTGCGCGGCTACGGTAATCTGATAATCATCAAACATAATGATGACTACCTGAGTGCTTACGCCCATAACGACACTATGCTGGTCCGCGAACAACAAGAGGTTAAAGCGGGTCAGAAAATAGCCACCATGGGCAGTACCGGCACGAGTTCGGTTAGATTGCACTTTGAAATTCGTTACAAGGGGAAATCCGTAAACCCGTTGCGTTATTTACCGCAGCGATAA
- a CDS encoding protein-L-isoaspartate(D-aspartate) O-methyltransferase codes for MVSGGRIDTLLALLRKQGINDERLLQAIEDVPRERFVDEAFEHKAWDNMALPIGSGQTISQPYMVARMTALLELTPQSRVLEIGTGSGYQTAILAHLVEHVCSVERIKGLQWQAKRRLKQLDLHNVSTRHGDGWLGWRSRGPFDAIIVTAAPPEVPDALLAQLDEGGVMVLPVGEEQQVLQRIRRRSGEFVVETIEPVRFVPLVQGDLA; via the coding sequence ATGGTAAGCGGCGGCCGGATCGATACGCTGCTTGCGCTGCTGCGTAAGCAGGGCATTAACGATGAGCGATTGCTGCAGGCTATAGAAGATGTGCCGCGCGAGCGCTTTGTTGATGAAGCCTTTGAGCATAAAGCCTGGGACAATATGGCGCTGCCTATTGGCTCCGGACAGACCATTTCTCAGCCCTACATGGTCGCCAGGATGACCGCGCTGCTGGAGCTGACGCCGCAGTCGCGGGTGCTGGAAATCGGCACCGGCTCCGGCTATCAGACGGCGATTCTGGCGCATCTGGTTGAACATGTTTGCTCGGTGGAACGTATTAAAGGATTACAGTGGCAGGCCAAGCGCCGGCTGAAACAGCTCGACCTGCATAATGTGTCAACCCGGCACGGTGACGGCTGGCTGGGCTGGCGTTCCCGGGGGCCCTTTGATGCGATTATCGTCACGGCTGCCCCGCCGGAGGTCCCTGATGCTCTGCTGGCGCAGCTGGATGAGGGAGGGGTTATGGTTCTGCCGGTGGGGGAAGAGCAGCAGGTTTTGCAGCGCATTCGCCGCCGGAGCGGGGAGTTTGTGGTTGAAACGATTGAACCCGTTCGCTTCGTCCCGCTGGTGCAGGGCGATCTGGCCTGA
- the surE gene encoding 5'/3'-nucleotidase SurE, which yields MRILLSNDDGIHAPGIQALAKALRQFAEVQVVAPDRNRSGASNSLTLETPLRTFDYPNGDIAVQMGTPTDCVYLGVNTLMRPKPDIVVSGINAGPNLGDDVIYSGTVAAAMEGRHLGLPALAVSLDGHQHYETAAAVTCSILRALEREPLRTGRILNINVPDLPLEQIKGIRVTRCGSRHPSDRAIEQQDPRGNTLYWIGPPGDKLDAGPGTDFAAVDEGYVSVTALHVDLTAHAAQEVVSSWLASVEVNQQW from the coding sequence ATGCGAATTTTGTTGAGTAACGACGATGGTATCCATGCGCCCGGTATTCAGGCGCTGGCAAAGGCGCTGCGCCAGTTTGCTGAGGTCCAGGTTGTTGCTCCCGATCGTAACCGTAGCGGGGCGTCAAACTCGCTGACGCTGGAAACACCACTGCGCACGTTTGACTACCCCAACGGTGATATTGCCGTGCAGATGGGAACGCCTACCGACTGTGTTTACCTTGGGGTAAATACCCTGATGCGCCCTAAGCCGGATATTGTGGTATCCGGAATTAATGCCGGGCCGAACCTTGGTGATGATGTGATCTACTCCGGGACCGTTGCGGCGGCGATGGAAGGACGTCACCTGGGGCTGCCCGCGCTGGCGGTCTCGCTGGACGGGCATCAGCACTATGAAACGGCGGCGGCGGTGACCTGTTCGATTTTGCGGGCGCTGGAGCGTGAACCGCTGCGTACCGGACGAATCCTGAATATCAACGTGCCTGATTTGCCGCTGGAGCAGATCAAAGGGATTCGCGTGACGCGCTGCGGCAGTCGCCATCCCAGCGACAGGGCAATTGAACAGCAGGATCCGCGCGGTAATACACTGTACTGGATTGGGCCGCCGGGCGATAAGCTCGATGCGGGCCCGGGTACGGATTTTGCCGCGGTTGATGAGGGTTATGTTTCCGTTACCGCTCTCCATGTTGATCTGACGGCCCATGCGGCACAGGAGGTTGTTTCTTCCTGGCTGGCCAGCGTTGAGGTTAACCAGCAATGGTAA
- the truD gene encoding tRNA pseudouridine(13) synthase TruD, which produces MDLAKQNWLYGKPTAEGVLKAAAEDFVVVEDLGYAPDGDGEQLLVRIRKTGCNTRFVAEALARFVGIHPRDASFAGMKDRHAVTEQWFCLRLPGKETPDMRKFVLEGVEVLESARHRRKLRTGALQGNAFRLVLRQVTDRDAVEQRLKQIAIGGVPNYFGSQRFGHNGNNLQMAQRWAADEIRVRERNKRSFLLSAARSAMFNQVVSDRLAQQGSLTKVLNGDALQLTGRGSWFVAEAEELAALQQRVDDNELRITAPLPGSGEWGTREDALALEQASLASENALIDLMTREKVEAARRAMLVIPRDLQWVWLDDATLAMNFWLPAGSFATSVVRELLLPQGSADEVDE; this is translated from the coding sequence ATGGATTTAGCAAAGCAGAACTGGCTGTACGGTAAGCCTACAGCAGAAGGCGTGCTGAAGGCTGCGGCGGAAGATTTCGTCGTGGTCGAGGATCTCGGCTACGCCCCGGACGGCGATGGTGAACAGCTGCTGGTGCGCATTCGCAAAACCGGCTGCAACACGCGTTTCGTGGCCGAAGCGCTGGCCAGATTCGTCGGTATTCATCCGCGCGATGCCAGCTTTGCCGGAATGAAGGATCGCCACGCCGTTACCGAACAGTGGTTCTGCCTGCGCCTGCCGGGGAAAGAAACGCCGGATATGCGCAAATTTGTGCTGGAAGGTGTGGAGGTGCTGGAGAGCGCCCGGCATCGGCGCAAACTGCGTACCGGTGCGCTGCAGGGCAACGCCTTCCGACTGGTGCTGCGCCAGGTGACCGATCGTGATGCGGTAGAGCAACGCCTGAAGCAGATTGCTATTGGTGGCGTACCCAACTATTTCGGCAGCCAGCGGTTTGGTCATAACGGTAACAACCTGCAGATGGCGCAGCGCTGGGCAGCGGATGAAATCCGCGTGCGCGAGCGTAACAAGCGTAGTTTCCTGCTCTCTGCGGCGCGCAGCGCAATGTTTAATCAGGTGGTCAGCGATCGCCTGGCACAGCAGGGTTCGTTGACCAAGGTGTTAAACGGCGATGCCCTTCAGCTGACCGGACGCGGTAGCTGGTTTGTTGCCGAGGCGGAAGAGCTGGCGGCCCTGCAGCAGCGGGTCGACGACAACGAACTGCGGATCACCGCTCCGCTTCCGGGCAGCGGTGAATGGGGCACGCGTGAGGATGCGCTGGCGCTGGAGCAGGCTTCTCTGGCATCGGAAAATGCGTTAATCGACCTGATGACGCGTGAGAAAGTGGAAGCGGCGCGCCGCGCGATGCTGGTAATCCCCCGTGACCTGCAATGGGTCTGGCTGGATGATGCCACGCTGGCGATGAACTTCTGGCTACCGGCGGGAAGCTTCGCCACCAGCGTGGTGCGCGAACTGCTGCTGCCGCAGGGCAGCGCCGACGAGGTTGATGAATAA
- the ispF gene encoding 2-C-methyl-D-erythritol 2,4-cyclodiphosphate synthase has protein sequence MRIGHGFDVHAFGGEGPLIIGGVRIPYEKGLLAHSDGDVALHALTDALLGAAALGDIGKLFPDTDAAYKGADSRELLREAWRQIEKKGYRVGNVDVTIIAQAPKMLPHTPQMRINIAEDLGIHMDEVNVKATTTEKLGFTGRGEGIACEAVALLIKV, from the coding sequence ATGCGTATTGGTCACGGTTTTGATGTACACGCTTTTGGCGGCGAAGGCCCGCTGATTATTGGCGGCGTGCGTATCCCTTATGAAAAAGGATTACTGGCCCACTCCGACGGTGACGTGGCGCTGCATGCGCTGACCGACGCGCTGCTGGGTGCTGCGGCACTGGGCGATATCGGCAAACTGTTCCCGGATACCGACGCCGCCTATAAAGGCGCGGACAGCCGCGAACTGCTGCGCGAAGCGTGGCGGCAGATCGAGAAGAAAGGCTACCGCGTGGGCAACGTTGACGTCACGATTATTGCCCAGGCACCGAAAATGCTGCCGCATACGCCGCAGATGCGCATCAATATCGCTGAAGATCTGGGCATCCATATGGATGAGGTCAACGTGAAGGCCACCACTACCGAAAAGCTGGGCTTTACCGGCCGCGGTGAAGGTATTGCCTGTGAAGCCGTCGCGCTGCTGATTAAGGTCTGA
- the ispD gene encoding 2-C-methyl-D-erythritol 4-phosphate cytidylyltransferase produces MNIADSCPRVIAVVPAAGIGSRMLSECPKQYLSIGNKTILEHSLDALLAHPAVTRAIVVLSPDDVHFSRLPLANDPRIVQVTGGAQRADSVLAGLKAVENAQWVLVHDAARPCLHLGDLTRLLELTQRSDVGGILAAPVRDTMKRATASGAETIAHTVEREALWHALTPQLFPLVLLRNCLERALREGASITDEASALEYCGYHPELVSGRSDNLKVTRPEDLALAEFYLTQIYNKENA; encoded by the coding sequence ATGAACATTGCAGACTCCTGTCCGCGCGTGATCGCCGTTGTGCCTGCTGCGGGGATCGGCAGCCGCATGCTGTCTGAGTGCCCCAAGCAGTACCTTTCGATCGGCAATAAAACGATTCTTGAACACAGCCTTGATGCGCTGCTGGCGCATCCGGCAGTGACGAGGGCGATCGTGGTGCTGAGCCCCGACGATGTCCATTTTTCGCGGCTTCCGCTGGCCAACGATCCGCGCATTGTTCAGGTCACGGGCGGCGCCCAGCGTGCTGATTCGGTGCTGGCCGGTTTAAAGGCGGTTGAAAACGCGCAGTGGGTGCTGGTGCACGATGCTGCCCGCCCCTGTCTGCATCTCGGCGATCTGACCCGCTTGCTGGAACTGACTCAGCGCAGTGACGTCGGCGGCATTCTTGCCGCGCCGGTGCGCGATACCATGAAGCGGGCGACGGCCAGCGGAGCTGAAACCATTGCCCATACGGTTGAGCGTGAGGCGCTGTGGCACGCCTTAACGCCTCAGCTGTTCCCGCTGGTGCTGCTGCGAAATTGCCTGGAGCGCGCGCTGCGCGAAGGTGCCAGCATCACCGATGAAGCCTCTGCCTTAGAATACTGCGGCTATCATCCGGAATTAGTCAGCGGACGCAGTGATAATCTTAAAGTAACCCGGCCGGAAGATCTGGCGCTGGCCGAGTTTTATCTGACCCAAATTTATAATAAGGAGAACGCATAA
- the ftsB gene encoding cell division protein FtsB, with protein MGKLTLLLLALLGWLQYSLWLGKNGIHDYTRVNEDVAVQQTNNAKLKARNDQLFAEIDDLNGGSEAIEERARNELGMIKPGEIFYRLVPDQSKRNAQQSQPTNQ; from the coding sequence ATGGGAAAACTTACGCTGCTGTTACTTGCATTACTGGGCTGGCTGCAATATTCGCTCTGGCTGGGCAAGAACGGCATTCATGACTATACGCGCGTTAATGAGGATGTTGCTGTGCAGCAGACCAATAACGCCAAGCTTAAAGCGCGCAACGATCAGCTGTTTGCCGAAATCGACGATCTTAACGGCGGTTCGGAAGCGATCGAGGAACGCGCACGCAACGAACTGGGTATGATTAAACCCGGTGAGATTTTCTATCGCCTTGTGCCGGATCAAAGCAAACGAAACGCGCAGCAAAGCCAGCCAACCAACCAGTAA
- a CDS encoding DUF3561 family protein encodes MQNVTPLLARKDKGDQDEASWPFPGGVVGFASWWVALATTFALYGSNTLFFFLYTWPFFLALLPVSVLIGIAISVVLRGHLIWTTLATVIVVVCLFWLLFSQLTGW; translated from the coding sequence ATGCAAAACGTCACCCCTCTGCTGGCAAGAAAAGACAAAGGCGATCAAGATGAGGCCTCCTGGCCATTTCCTGGCGGCGTGGTGGGCTTCGCTTCATGGTGGGTAGCCCTGGCAACAACGTTTGCCCTGTACGGTTCAAACACCCTGTTTTTCTTCCTCTACACCTGGCCCTTTTTTCTTGCACTGCTTCCGGTTTCCGTACTGATCGGGATTGCAATCAGCGTGGTGCTGCGCGGGCATCTGATCTGGACTACGCTTGCAACAGTCATCGTGGTGGTTTGCCTGTTCTGGCTGCTCTTTAGCCAGCTAACCGGCTGGTGA
- the cysC gene encoding adenylyl-sulfate kinase — MALHDENVVWHDHPVSREEREGQHGHQGAVLWFTGLSGSGKSTVAGALEQVLHRLGVSTYLLDGDNVRHGLCRDLGFSDDDRRENIRRVGEVAKLMVDAGLLVLTAFISPHRAERDMVREMLGEGRFIEVFVDTPLAICEARDPKGLYKKARAGELRNFTGIDAVYEAPLRADIHLDGEQLVTHLTLQILDLLRQRDIIKP, encoded by the coding sequence ATGGCCCTGCATGATGAGAATGTCGTCTGGCACGATCATCCGGTGAGCCGGGAAGAGCGTGAAGGGCAGCACGGTCATCAGGGCGCGGTACTGTGGTTTACCGGGCTTTCCGGCTCCGGTAAATCCACAGTCGCCGGTGCGCTGGAACAGGTACTGCATCGCCTGGGCGTTAGCACCTATCTGCTGGATGGCGATAACGTGCGCCACGGGCTGTGCCGCGATCTGGGCTTCAGCGATGACGATCGCCGGGAGAATATTCGCCGGGTAGGGGAAGTGGCGAAGCTGATGGTGGACGCCGGGCTGCTGGTGCTCACCGCGTTTATTTCTCCGCACCGTGCCGAGCGGGATATGGTGCGCGAGATGTTGGGAGAAGGGCGCTTTATTGAGGTGTTTGTGGATACGCCGCTGGCGATTTGTGAAGCACGCGACCCGAAAGGCCTGTATAAAAAGGCCCGAGCCGGAGAGCTGCGAAATTTCACCGGCATCGACGCGGTTTACGAAGCGCCGCTGCGGGCTGATATCCACCTTGACGGTGAACAATTAGTAACACATTTAACCCTTCAGATATTAGACCTGCTGCGCCAGCGCGATATTATCAAACCCTGA
- the cysN gene encoding sulfate adenylyltransferase subunit CysN, with product MNTIIAQQIADQGGVEAWLHAQQHKSLLRFLTCGSVDDGKSTLIGRLLHDTRQIYEDQLSSLHNDSKRHGTQGEKLDLALLVDGLQAEREQGITIDVAYRYFSTEKRKFIIADTPGHEQYTRNMATGASTCDLAILLIDARKGVLDQTRRHSFISTLLGIKHLVVAINKMDLVEYSQQTFEEIKQSYLDFAEQLPGDLDIRFVPLSALEGENVASPSAAMNWYSGPTLLDVLETVEVQRVVEQQPMRFPVQYVNRPNLDFRGYAGTLASGVVQVGQRVKVLPSGVESAIARIVTFDGDLQQASAGEAITLVLKDEIDISRGDLLVAVDADLKPVQGASVNVVWMAEQPLVPGQSFDVKIAGKKTRARVEKIQYQVEINNLTRHEAQELPLNGIGLVDVTFDEPMVLDPYQQNPVTGGIIFIDRLSNVTVGAGMILEPLAEAQQVAGNYSAFELELNALVRRHFPHWNARDLLGGN from the coding sequence ATGAACACTATCATTGCACAACAGATCGCCGATCAGGGCGGTGTGGAAGCCTGGCTGCACGCTCAGCAGCACAAAAGCCTGCTGCGCTTTCTGACCTGCGGCAGCGTCGACGACGGCAAAAGTACGCTGATTGGCCGCCTGCTGCACGACACCCGACAGATTTATGAAGATCAGCTCTCTTCGCTGCATAACGACAGCAAGCGCCACGGTACGCAGGGCGAGAAACTGGATCTGGCTCTGCTGGTGGACGGTCTGCAGGCCGAGCGCGAGCAGGGCATCACCATTGATGTGGCCTACCGCTATTTCTCTACCGAGAAGCGGAAATTTATTATCGCCGATACGCCGGGGCACGAGCAGTACACCCGCAATATGGCGACCGGTGCCTCGACCTGCGATCTGGCCATTCTGCTGATCGATGCCCGTAAAGGCGTGCTGGATCAAACCCGCCGCCACAGCTTTATCTCCACGCTGCTGGGCATCAAGCATCTGGTGGTGGCGATCAATAAAATGGATCTGGTGGAGTACAGCCAGCAGACCTTTGAAGAGATTAAACAGAGCTACCTCGACTTCGCCGAACAGCTGCCGGGCGATCTGGACATCCGCTTTGTACCGCTTTCCGCGCTGGAAGGCGAAAACGTCGCGTCGCCGAGCGCTGCGATGAACTGGTACAGTGGCCCGACGCTGCTAGACGTGCTGGAAACCGTAGAGGTGCAGCGCGTGGTTGAGCAGCAGCCGATGCGTTTCCCGGTGCAGTACGTTAACCGCCCGAACCTCGACTTCCGTGGCTACGCCGGTACGCTGGCGTCAGGCGTGGTGCAGGTCGGTCAGCGGGTGAAAGTGCTGCCGTCCGGCGTGGAGTCTGCGATTGCCCGTATCGTGACCTTTGATGGCGATCTGCAGCAGGCCAGCGCGGGCGAAGCGATTACTCTGGTGCTGAAAGATGAAATCGACATCAGCCGTGGCGATCTGCTGGTGGCCGTTGATGCCGATCTCAAGCCGGTACAGGGCGCGTCGGTCAACGTAGTATGGATGGCCGAACAGCCGCTGGTCCCGGGCCAGAGCTTTGACGTGAAAATCGCCGGTAAAAAGACCCGCGCCCGCGTGGAGAAAATTCAGTATCAGGTTGAGATCAACAACCTGACCCGCCATGAGGCGCAGGAGCTGCCGCTGAACGGGATCGGCCTGGTGGATGTCACCTTTGATGAGCCTATGGTGCTGGATCCGTATCAGCAAAACCCGGTGACCGGCGGGATAATCTTTATCGATCGCCTGAGCAACGTTACCGTGGGTGCCGGGATGATACTGGAGCCGCTGGCGGAAGCACAGCAGGTGGCCGGTAACTACAGCGCCTTTGAGCTGGAGCTGAACGCGCTGGTGCGCCGTCACTTCCCGCACTGGAACGCACGCGATCTGCTGGGCGGTAACTGA